A window from Pseudoliparis swirei isolate HS2019 ecotype Mariana Trench chromosome 17, NWPU_hadal_v1, whole genome shotgun sequence encodes these proteins:
- the rrp12 gene encoding RRP12-like protein isoform X1, with amino-acid sequence MVKSGKLRSGTGSKLKRWKKGHSSDSNPETSRHRQAAKSRFFSRPTGKSDLTVDALKLHNDLQVGPLELGGRKNACMEEEPNEGFSERTSGTFLSGLSDCSNLTFRNVQRYWESNSAAHKEICAVLAAVTEVIRSRGGKETETEYFAALMTTLEVVDSAESQAAVAYLLNLVMKRVPVPVLMSKFSDTTKALMEIMSKQAMFETSSALRWILSCLATLLRKQDATVWTYPSTVQAYHGLLSFTVHSKPKLNFMSCFSSQVRKAAQQGVCSILRGSDFLFTDDAPTHHPAAATTAKFCMKEMEQAGGSKEDTTTLHVLGLLKELMGIFPLVAVKSCCETLLRVMTLSHVLVTASAMQAFHKLFSGKPNALTLSPELNAQIITALYDYLPSENDLQPLLAWLAVMEKAHVHLAGLQSTLSLGHLPRLFSAATSCLLSPHTQVASAATNTLKTLLTECVAPHMEGMGMITATASAGNPSYVCKMFRIIEDGLSYRFHAAWPFVLQSLGCFYRAAGKQAHPIMTKSLQSLADLRSTPHFPFSGELDLAVGGAVEVMGPEVVLGAVPLNITGYDDDLEFPRSWLIPVIRDHVKNTHLGFFSSYFLPLASTLMQRAVELEQAGQKLESKVYKTLQTQIWTMLPGFCTCPVDLLASFKSIARTLGMAVNERPDLRLTVCQALRTIVNKSCSTEEEKAEVGRFSKNFLPILFNVYSQKPAAGESATYRMAVLDTIKVYLTVTETEMICTFLQKATDRLISSDANEFTRLSMMDLVVAMAPSLDEVTITKTFELIKPYLETKEPGMQKKAYRVLEEMCGGERDECRSFVVANLEALKVVLLETLKNASSPAKRPRLKCLIHIVKSLNEEHRDFITTLLPEVIICTKEVSVGARKNAYNLLVEIGNAFIRFCGNINDAMEQYLALVYAGLTGSVTMITCTVLALTRLMFEYKDAIDVTTREQLLHNVCLLLTSRTREIVKASLGFIKVILFIMDPKTLASHATVIMKGVGSIKDDVRRHFRTKLKNIFTKFIRKFGFELVKSMLPAEHHKVLANIRKADARTKRKKQAKEQQDDSNSEKDNPKAKSQSIEDILAESDSDMSEDEGKKKYSQKKAGKPQKARAWLKEGEEDDPLNFLDPKVSQRVLATNPAMKKSAKVAHGFKVTSDGRLIIREDDVEDVKDNDEGEMKDILEEAGVKSKKSLKRNFQNDNFDDDMDVQPQQKYKAGGSGIHRALGGREDMGSDYKSKKGKGDVKIKGKVDPYAYIPLKKSQLNRRKRAKMQGQFQGLVRGAQKGALSGKKMQKKKRKA; translated from the exons ATGGTCAAATCGGGGAAACTTCGATCCGGGACGGGGTCTAAACTAAAACGGTGGAAGAAAGGACACAGTAGCGACTCAAACCCGGAGACGAGTCGGCATCGGCAGGCTGCTAAAAGCCGCTTCTTCAGCCGACCCACCG GAAAGAGCGACCTAACGGTTGATGCTCTTAAGCTTCACAATGATCTGCAGGTCGGTCCGCTGGAGCTGGGTGGCCGTAAAAATGCCTGTATGGAAGAGGAGCCCAATGAGGGGTTTTCAGAAAGGACCTCGGGTACCTTCCTCAGCGGCCTGTCGGACTGCTCGAACCTGACCTTCAGAAATGTGCAGCGCTACTGGGAATCCAATTCAGCTGCTCACAAAGAG ATCTGTGCAGTGTTGGCAGCTGTTACTGAGGTGATCCGTagtcgaggagggaaggagacagaaaCGGAGTACTTTGCTGCTTTG ATGACGACACTGGAGGTTGTGGATTCGGCCGAGTCTCAGGCTGCAGTGGCGTACCTTCTCAACCTCGTCATGAAACG GGTTCCTGTTCCTGTGCTCATGTCAAAGTTCTCGGACACCACCAAGGCTCTGATGGAGATCATGTCCAAACAGGCCATGTTTGAGACTTCCTCGGCTCTTAGATGG ATCCTGTCGTGCTTGGCCACTTTGTTGAGGAAGCAGGATGCAACTGTCTGGACTTACCCGTCTACTGTTCAGGCTTACCACGGCCTTCTCAGCTTCACAGTGCACAGCAAGCCAAAG TTAAATTTCATGTCCTGTTTCTCTTCTCAGGTCCGTAAAGCAGCGCAGCAAGGCGTCTGCTCCATTCTCAGAGgtagtgacttcctgtttacagaCGATGCCCCGACCCATCACCCTGCTGCAGCCACCACAGCCAAGTTCTGCATGAAGGAAATGGAGCAGGCAGGAG GCAGCAAAGAGGACACCACCACACTTCACGTGCTGGGGCTTCTGAAGGAGTTGATGGGGATATTTCCTCTAGTTGCTGTCAAGTCCTGTTGTGAGACTCTGCTGCGAGTGATGACCCTCAGCCATGTG CTGGTGACCGCCAGTGCCATGCAGGCCTTTCATAAGCTATTCAGCGGGAAGCCAAATGCCTTAACCCTCTCTCCAGAACTCAACGCACAGATCATCACG GCTCTTTATGACTATCTGCCGAGTGAGAATGACCTGCAGCCTCTGCTGGCTTGGCTCGCTGTCATGGAGAAAGCACATGTCCACTTGGCGGG TTTGCAGAGTACTCTGAGTTTGGGTCACCTCCCTCGGCTCTTCTCTGCGGCCACGTCCTGTCTGTTGTCACCTCATACGCAGGTGGCTTCTGCAGCCACCAATACACTAAAG ACATTATTGACTGAATGTGTTGCTCCTCACATGGAGGGGATGGGCATGATCACCGCCACAGCCTCGGCAGGGAACCCCTCCTATGTCTGCAAAATGTTTCG CATCATAGAGGATGGATTGTCTTACCGCTTCCATGCCGCCTGGCCATTTGTGCTGCAGAGCCTGGGTTGCTTCTATCGAGCGGCAGGGAAACAAGCTCACCCCATCATGACCAAG TCCCTGCAGTCTCTGGCGGACCTGCGCTCCACTCCTCATTTCCCCTTCAGCGGTGAGTTGGACCTGGCTGTAGGAGGCGCTGTAGAGGTCATGGGGCCTGAAGTGGTGCTGGGTGCTGTTCCTCTCAACATCACCGGCTACGA CGATGACTTGGAGTTCCCACGCAGCTGGCTGATCCCGGTCATACGGGACCACGTGAAGAACACTCACCTTGGTTTCTTCTCTTCCTACTTCCTCCCTCTCGCCTCCACACTCATGCAGAGAG CTGTAGAATTGGAGCAAGCAGGCCAGAAACTCGAGTCCAAAGTCTACAAGACATTACAGACGCAG ATTTGGACCATGCTTCCTGGCTTCTGTACATGTCCTGTGGACCTACTTGCATCCTTCAAAAGCATTGCTCGCACACTCGGTATGGCTGTGAATGAACGGCCGGACCTTCGGCTCACAGTGTGCCAGGCTCTACGCACGATCGTCAACAAGAGCTGCTCCACCG aggaagaaaaagctGAAGTGGGCCGCTTCTCCAAGAACTTCCTGCCCATCCTTTTCAATGTGTACAGCCAGAAGCCTGCAGCCGGAGAGTCCGCCACCTACAGGATGGCTGTGCTAGACACCATCAAGGTCTACCTAACTGTCACCGAGACAGAG ATGATCTGCACTTTCCTCCAAAAGGCCACAGACAGATTGATTAGCTCTGACGCCAACGAGTTCACACG GCTGTCAATGATGGACCTTGTAGTTGCCATGGCTCCCTCTTTAGATGAGGTCACCATAACTAAAACCTTTGAGCTGATTAAGCCATATTTGGAG ACCAAAGAGCCCGGCATGCAGAAGAAGGCGTACCGTGTGCTGGAggagatgtgtggaggagagagagatgagtgcAGATCGTTTGTCGTAGCTAATCTGGAAGCGCTCAAAGTTGTGCTGCTCGAAACTCTGAAAAATGCCTCCTCACCAGCAAAGAGG CCGAGACTGAAGTGTCTGATCCACATCGTGAAAAGTCTCAATGAAGAACACAGAGACTTCATAACAACACTGCTGCCAGAG GTGATTATCTGCACCAAGGAGGTGTCTGTTGGAGCGCGTAAGAACGCCTACAATCTGCTGGTGGAAATAGGAAACGCATTCATCCGCTTCTGTGGGAACATAAACG ATGCCATGGAGCAGTACTTGGCATTGGTGTATGCAGGACTTACAGGCTCCGTCACTATGATCACCTGTACAGTGTTGGCGCTAACTCGACTGATGTTTGAGTACAAAG ACGCTATAGATGTGACCACCAGGGAGCAGCTGCTGCACAATGTGTGTCTGCTGCTGACATCTCGTACCAGAGAGATAGTCAAAGCTTCCTTAGGCTTCATCAAagtcatcctcttcatcatggACCCCAAGACGCTGGCATCACATGCCACTGTCATA ATGAAGGGAGTCGGGAGCATCAAAGACGATGTGAGGAGGCACTTCAGAACCAAACTGAAGAACATCTTTACCAAGTTCATCAGGAAGTTTGG TTTTGAGCTGGTGAAAAGCATGCTGCCCGCAGAGCACCACAAGGTCCTTGCGAACATCCGCAAGGCCGATGCTCGCACCAAGAGAAAGAAGCAGGCTAAAGAGCAGCAGGACGACTCCAACAGCGAAAAGGATAATCCTAAAGCCAAGAGCCAAAG TATTGAGGACATCCTTGCCGAGTCAGACAGTGATATGTCAGAGGACGAAGGAAAGAAGAAGTATTCTCAGAAGAAAGCAGGCAAACCGCAGAAAGCAAGGGCCTGGCtcaaagaaggagaggaagatgacCCACTTAACTTCCTGGACCCCAAGGTTTCCCAGAGAGTGCTAG CCACCAACCCAGCGATGAAAAAGAGTGCCAAGGTTGCGCACGGCTTCAAGGTGACGTCAGACGGACGGCTGATCATCAGAGAGGATGACGTGGAGGATGTGAAAGACAACG ATGAGGGAGAGATGAAAGATATCCTAGAAGAGGCCGGAGTCAAGAGT AAAAAGTCACTGAAAAGGAATTTCCAAAATGACAACTTCGATGATGACATGGACGTTCAACCCCAGCAAAAATATAAAG
- the ubtd1a gene encoding ubiquitin domain-containing protein 1a isoform X1: MWQANCRRMHNLTDWISGTVMGGCLGRSRMDGQGSARSSTRSKKRGGRNEPLKKERPKWKSDYPMTEGQLRSKRDEFWDTAPAFDGRKEIWDALRAAALAAECNDQELAQAIVDGACITLPHGSLTESYDELGNRYQLPAYTLAPPINLISETTGESKVSDATQKQAQPPPCRQEFQLRVRLSTGKDVRLTASMADSITELKKQLEEKEEIGVTRQRWFFSGKLLTDKTRLQDAKIQKDFVVQVIVNVNSPVIVN, from the exons ATGTGGCAAGCAAACTGCAGACGAATGCATAATTTAACAGACTGGATTTCCG GGACAGTGATGGGAGGCTGTCTGGGGAGGAGTAGGATGGATGGACAAGGGAGTGCCCGAAGCTCGACAAGAAGCAAAAAACGTGGAG GGCGTAATGAGCCCCTCAAGAAGGAGCGTCCCAAATGGAAGAGTGACTACCCGATGACAGAAGGCCAGCTGAGGAGTAAGAGGGATGAGTTTTGGGATACGGCTCCGGCCTTTGACGGACGAAAAGAAATCTGGGACGCACTCAGAGCAGCAGCCCTGGCTGCAGAGTGCAATGACCAGGAGCTAGCACAGGCTATAGTGGATGGAGCCTGCATTACTCTGCCACacg GTTCCCTCACAGAGAGTTATGATGAACTGGGAAATCGTTACCAGCTCCCGGCCTACACTTTAGCCCCACCTATCAACCTCATCTCTGAAACAACCGGTGAGAGCAAAGTCTCTGACGCCACGCAGAAACAAGCTCAGCCCCCTCCGTGCAGACAAGAGTTCCAGCTGCGGGTTCGATTGTCAACAG GAAAGGATGTGCGTCTGACAGCCAGCATGGCGGACTCCATCACTGAGCTAAAGAAACAGttggaagaaaaggaagaaattgGCGTGACCCGTCAGAGGTGGTTCTTTTCCGGGAAACTCCTGACTGACAAGACTCGTCTTCAGGACGCTAAGATCCAAAAGGACTTTGTCGTTCAAGTGATTGTCAATGTGAACTCTCCAGTGATAGTTAACTGA
- the rrp12 gene encoding RRP12-like protein isoform X2, which yields MVKSGKLRSGTGSKLKRWKKGHSSDSNPETSRHRQAAKSRFFSRPTGKSDLTVDALKLHNDLQVGPLELGGRKNACMEEEPNEGFSERTSGTFLSGLSDCSNLTFRNVQRYWESNSAAHKEICAVLAAVTEVIRSRGGKETETEYFAALMTTLEVVDSAESQAAVAYLLNLVMKRVPVPVLMSKFSDTTKALMEIMSKQAMFETSSALRWILSCLATLLRKQDATVWTYPSTVQAYHGLLSFTVHSKPKVRKAAQQGVCSILRGSDFLFTDDAPTHHPAAATTAKFCMKEMEQAGGSKEDTTTLHVLGLLKELMGIFPLVAVKSCCETLLRVMTLSHVLVTASAMQAFHKLFSGKPNALTLSPELNAQIITALYDYLPSENDLQPLLAWLAVMEKAHVHLAGLQSTLSLGHLPRLFSAATSCLLSPHTQVASAATNTLKTLLTECVAPHMEGMGMITATASAGNPSYVCKMFRIIEDGLSYRFHAAWPFVLQSLGCFYRAAGKQAHPIMTKSLQSLADLRSTPHFPFSGELDLAVGGAVEVMGPEVVLGAVPLNITGYDDDLEFPRSWLIPVIRDHVKNTHLGFFSSYFLPLASTLMQRAVELEQAGQKLESKVYKTLQTQIWTMLPGFCTCPVDLLASFKSIARTLGMAVNERPDLRLTVCQALRTIVNKSCSTEEEKAEVGRFSKNFLPILFNVYSQKPAAGESATYRMAVLDTIKVYLTVTETEMICTFLQKATDRLISSDANEFTRLSMMDLVVAMAPSLDEVTITKTFELIKPYLETKEPGMQKKAYRVLEEMCGGERDECRSFVVANLEALKVVLLETLKNASSPAKRPRLKCLIHIVKSLNEEHRDFITTLLPEVIICTKEVSVGARKNAYNLLVEIGNAFIRFCGNINDAMEQYLALVYAGLTGSVTMITCTVLALTRLMFEYKDAIDVTTREQLLHNVCLLLTSRTREIVKASLGFIKVILFIMDPKTLASHATVIMKGVGSIKDDVRRHFRTKLKNIFTKFIRKFGFELVKSMLPAEHHKVLANIRKADARTKRKKQAKEQQDDSNSEKDNPKAKSQSIEDILAESDSDMSEDEGKKKYSQKKAGKPQKARAWLKEGEEDDPLNFLDPKVSQRVLATNPAMKKSAKVAHGFKVTSDGRLIIREDDVEDVKDNDEGEMKDILEEAGVKSKKSLKRNFQNDNFDDDMDVQPQQKYKAGGSGIHRALGGREDMGSDYKSKKGKGDVKIKGKVDPYAYIPLKKSQLNRRKRAKMQGQFQGLVRGAQKGALSGKKMQKKKRKA from the exons ATGGTCAAATCGGGGAAACTTCGATCCGGGACGGGGTCTAAACTAAAACGGTGGAAGAAAGGACACAGTAGCGACTCAAACCCGGAGACGAGTCGGCATCGGCAGGCTGCTAAAAGCCGCTTCTTCAGCCGACCCACCG GAAAGAGCGACCTAACGGTTGATGCTCTTAAGCTTCACAATGATCTGCAGGTCGGTCCGCTGGAGCTGGGTGGCCGTAAAAATGCCTGTATGGAAGAGGAGCCCAATGAGGGGTTTTCAGAAAGGACCTCGGGTACCTTCCTCAGCGGCCTGTCGGACTGCTCGAACCTGACCTTCAGAAATGTGCAGCGCTACTGGGAATCCAATTCAGCTGCTCACAAAGAG ATCTGTGCAGTGTTGGCAGCTGTTACTGAGGTGATCCGTagtcgaggagggaaggagacagaaaCGGAGTACTTTGCTGCTTTG ATGACGACACTGGAGGTTGTGGATTCGGCCGAGTCTCAGGCTGCAGTGGCGTACCTTCTCAACCTCGTCATGAAACG GGTTCCTGTTCCTGTGCTCATGTCAAAGTTCTCGGACACCACCAAGGCTCTGATGGAGATCATGTCCAAACAGGCCATGTTTGAGACTTCCTCGGCTCTTAGATGG ATCCTGTCGTGCTTGGCCACTTTGTTGAGGAAGCAGGATGCAACTGTCTGGACTTACCCGTCTACTGTTCAGGCTTACCACGGCCTTCTCAGCTTCACAGTGCACAGCAAGCCAAAG GTCCGTAAAGCAGCGCAGCAAGGCGTCTGCTCCATTCTCAGAGgtagtgacttcctgtttacagaCGATGCCCCGACCCATCACCCTGCTGCAGCCACCACAGCCAAGTTCTGCATGAAGGAAATGGAGCAGGCAGGAG GCAGCAAAGAGGACACCACCACACTTCACGTGCTGGGGCTTCTGAAGGAGTTGATGGGGATATTTCCTCTAGTTGCTGTCAAGTCCTGTTGTGAGACTCTGCTGCGAGTGATGACCCTCAGCCATGTG CTGGTGACCGCCAGTGCCATGCAGGCCTTTCATAAGCTATTCAGCGGGAAGCCAAATGCCTTAACCCTCTCTCCAGAACTCAACGCACAGATCATCACG GCTCTTTATGACTATCTGCCGAGTGAGAATGACCTGCAGCCTCTGCTGGCTTGGCTCGCTGTCATGGAGAAAGCACATGTCCACTTGGCGGG TTTGCAGAGTACTCTGAGTTTGGGTCACCTCCCTCGGCTCTTCTCTGCGGCCACGTCCTGTCTGTTGTCACCTCATACGCAGGTGGCTTCTGCAGCCACCAATACACTAAAG ACATTATTGACTGAATGTGTTGCTCCTCACATGGAGGGGATGGGCATGATCACCGCCACAGCCTCGGCAGGGAACCCCTCCTATGTCTGCAAAATGTTTCG CATCATAGAGGATGGATTGTCTTACCGCTTCCATGCCGCCTGGCCATTTGTGCTGCAGAGCCTGGGTTGCTTCTATCGAGCGGCAGGGAAACAAGCTCACCCCATCATGACCAAG TCCCTGCAGTCTCTGGCGGACCTGCGCTCCACTCCTCATTTCCCCTTCAGCGGTGAGTTGGACCTGGCTGTAGGAGGCGCTGTAGAGGTCATGGGGCCTGAAGTGGTGCTGGGTGCTGTTCCTCTCAACATCACCGGCTACGA CGATGACTTGGAGTTCCCACGCAGCTGGCTGATCCCGGTCATACGGGACCACGTGAAGAACACTCACCTTGGTTTCTTCTCTTCCTACTTCCTCCCTCTCGCCTCCACACTCATGCAGAGAG CTGTAGAATTGGAGCAAGCAGGCCAGAAACTCGAGTCCAAAGTCTACAAGACATTACAGACGCAG ATTTGGACCATGCTTCCTGGCTTCTGTACATGTCCTGTGGACCTACTTGCATCCTTCAAAAGCATTGCTCGCACACTCGGTATGGCTGTGAATGAACGGCCGGACCTTCGGCTCACAGTGTGCCAGGCTCTACGCACGATCGTCAACAAGAGCTGCTCCACCG aggaagaaaaagctGAAGTGGGCCGCTTCTCCAAGAACTTCCTGCCCATCCTTTTCAATGTGTACAGCCAGAAGCCTGCAGCCGGAGAGTCCGCCACCTACAGGATGGCTGTGCTAGACACCATCAAGGTCTACCTAACTGTCACCGAGACAGAG ATGATCTGCACTTTCCTCCAAAAGGCCACAGACAGATTGATTAGCTCTGACGCCAACGAGTTCACACG GCTGTCAATGATGGACCTTGTAGTTGCCATGGCTCCCTCTTTAGATGAGGTCACCATAACTAAAACCTTTGAGCTGATTAAGCCATATTTGGAG ACCAAAGAGCCCGGCATGCAGAAGAAGGCGTACCGTGTGCTGGAggagatgtgtggaggagagagagatgagtgcAGATCGTTTGTCGTAGCTAATCTGGAAGCGCTCAAAGTTGTGCTGCTCGAAACTCTGAAAAATGCCTCCTCACCAGCAAAGAGG CCGAGACTGAAGTGTCTGATCCACATCGTGAAAAGTCTCAATGAAGAACACAGAGACTTCATAACAACACTGCTGCCAGAG GTGATTATCTGCACCAAGGAGGTGTCTGTTGGAGCGCGTAAGAACGCCTACAATCTGCTGGTGGAAATAGGAAACGCATTCATCCGCTTCTGTGGGAACATAAACG ATGCCATGGAGCAGTACTTGGCATTGGTGTATGCAGGACTTACAGGCTCCGTCACTATGATCACCTGTACAGTGTTGGCGCTAACTCGACTGATGTTTGAGTACAAAG ACGCTATAGATGTGACCACCAGGGAGCAGCTGCTGCACAATGTGTGTCTGCTGCTGACATCTCGTACCAGAGAGATAGTCAAAGCTTCCTTAGGCTTCATCAAagtcatcctcttcatcatggACCCCAAGACGCTGGCATCACATGCCACTGTCATA ATGAAGGGAGTCGGGAGCATCAAAGACGATGTGAGGAGGCACTTCAGAACCAAACTGAAGAACATCTTTACCAAGTTCATCAGGAAGTTTGG TTTTGAGCTGGTGAAAAGCATGCTGCCCGCAGAGCACCACAAGGTCCTTGCGAACATCCGCAAGGCCGATGCTCGCACCAAGAGAAAGAAGCAGGCTAAAGAGCAGCAGGACGACTCCAACAGCGAAAAGGATAATCCTAAAGCCAAGAGCCAAAG TATTGAGGACATCCTTGCCGAGTCAGACAGTGATATGTCAGAGGACGAAGGAAAGAAGAAGTATTCTCAGAAGAAAGCAGGCAAACCGCAGAAAGCAAGGGCCTGGCtcaaagaaggagaggaagatgacCCACTTAACTTCCTGGACCCCAAGGTTTCCCAGAGAGTGCTAG CCACCAACCCAGCGATGAAAAAGAGTGCCAAGGTTGCGCACGGCTTCAAGGTGACGTCAGACGGACGGCTGATCATCAGAGAGGATGACGTGGAGGATGTGAAAGACAACG ATGAGGGAGAGATGAAAGATATCCTAGAAGAGGCCGGAGTCAAGAGT AAAAAGTCACTGAAAAGGAATTTCCAAAATGACAACTTCGATGATGACATGGACGTTCAACCCCAGCAAAAATATAAAG
- the ubtd1a gene encoding ubiquitin domain-containing protein 1a isoform X2, which produces MGGCLGRSRMDGQGSARSSTRSKKRGGRNEPLKKERPKWKSDYPMTEGQLRSKRDEFWDTAPAFDGRKEIWDALRAAALAAECNDQELAQAIVDGACITLPHGSLTESYDELGNRYQLPAYTLAPPINLISETTGESKVSDATQKQAQPPPCRQEFQLRVRLSTGKDVRLTASMADSITELKKQLEEKEEIGVTRQRWFFSGKLLTDKTRLQDAKIQKDFVVQVIVNVNSPVIVN; this is translated from the exons ATGGGAGGCTGTCTGGGGAGGAGTAGGATGGATGGACAAGGGAGTGCCCGAAGCTCGACAAGAAGCAAAAAACGTGGAG GGCGTAATGAGCCCCTCAAGAAGGAGCGTCCCAAATGGAAGAGTGACTACCCGATGACAGAAGGCCAGCTGAGGAGTAAGAGGGATGAGTTTTGGGATACGGCTCCGGCCTTTGACGGACGAAAAGAAATCTGGGACGCACTCAGAGCAGCAGCCCTGGCTGCAGAGTGCAATGACCAGGAGCTAGCACAGGCTATAGTGGATGGAGCCTGCATTACTCTGCCACacg GTTCCCTCACAGAGAGTTATGATGAACTGGGAAATCGTTACCAGCTCCCGGCCTACACTTTAGCCCCACCTATCAACCTCATCTCTGAAACAACCGGTGAGAGCAAAGTCTCTGACGCCACGCAGAAACAAGCTCAGCCCCCTCCGTGCAGACAAGAGTTCCAGCTGCGGGTTCGATTGTCAACAG GAAAGGATGTGCGTCTGACAGCCAGCATGGCGGACTCCATCACTGAGCTAAAGAAACAGttggaagaaaaggaagaaattgGCGTGACCCGTCAGAGGTGGTTCTTTTCCGGGAAACTCCTGACTGACAAGACTCGTCTTCAGGACGCTAAGATCCAAAAGGACTTTGTCGTTCAAGTGATTGTCAATGTGAACTCTCCAGTGATAGTTAACTGA